In the Streptomyces sp. f51 genome, one interval contains:
- a CDS encoding tRNA (adenine-N1)-methyltransferase, producing MSEPTGAARRRGPFKVGDQVQLTDPKGRHYTFTLEAGKNFHTHKGSFPHDELIGAPEGSVVRTTGNVAYLALRPLLPDYVLSMPRGAAVVYPKDAGQILAFADIFPGARVVEAGVGSGSLSSFLLRAIGDQGMLHSYERREDFAEIAQQNVERYFGGPHPAWQLTVGDLQDNLSDTDVDRVILDMLAPWECLEAVSKALVPGGILCCYVATTTQLARTVESIREIGCFNEPTAWESMIRNWHIEGLAVRPDHRMIGHTGFLLTARRLADGVEPPMRRRRPAKGAYGEDYAGPNADGGTAR from the coding sequence ATGTCCGAACCGACCGGTGCCGCCCGCAGGCGCGGGCCCTTCAAGGTCGGGGACCAGGTACAGCTGACCGACCCCAAGGGCCGCCACTACACGTTCACGCTCGAGGCCGGGAAGAACTTCCACACCCACAAGGGTTCCTTCCCCCACGACGAGCTGATCGGCGCTCCCGAGGGCAGCGTTGTCCGCACCACGGGGAACGTCGCCTATCTCGCGCTGCGCCCCCTGCTCCCCGACTACGTCCTGTCCATGCCCCGCGGCGCCGCCGTGGTCTACCCCAAGGACGCGGGGCAGATCCTGGCCTTCGCCGACATCTTCCCCGGCGCCCGCGTCGTGGAAGCGGGAGTCGGCTCCGGCTCGCTGAGCAGCTTCCTGCTGCGCGCCATCGGCGACCAGGGCATGCTGCACTCCTACGAGCGCCGCGAGGACTTCGCCGAGATCGCCCAGCAGAACGTGGAGCGCTACTTCGGTGGACCCCACCCCGCCTGGCAGCTCACCGTCGGCGACCTCCAGGACAACCTGAGCGACACCGACGTCGACCGCGTCATCCTCGACATGCTCGCCCCCTGGGAATGCCTGGAGGCCGTCTCCAAGGCGCTCGTCCCCGGCGGCATCCTCTGCTGCTACGTGGCGACCACCACCCAGCTCGCGCGGACCGTCGAGTCGATCCGCGAGATCGGCTGCTTCAACGAGCCGACCGCCTGGGAATCGATGATCCGCAACTGGCACATCGAGGGCCTGGCCGTCCGGCCGGACCACCGCATGATCGGCCACACCGGCTTCCTGCTCACCGCCCGCCGCCTCGCGGACGGCGTCGAGCCGCCCATGCGCCGCCGCCGCCCCGCCAAGGGCGCGTACGGCGAGGACTACGCCGGCCCGAACGCCGACGGCGGCACCGCCCGCTGA
- a CDS encoding site-2 protease family protein, whose translation MDESGGSGQPRSGTGETTEHHERPPASTGPASGAHPGPATPETTGPDPTAAGHDSRTRPDADHGPRDRTAPPARPEDTPHPQEGTTARPSDGPLSHPETGPDDTATPPDTTGPDPTTDRPEPTPGPTGAEPTPGPEAAAPAAPAGDPLTKTPAPTARTGEDAPHEDPSAPFGTTTPTAGTDRDRDQDEPADTPRTRARSGTAGRPPRRAKEPGGGLLMGRPFGVPVYVAPSWFLVAALITWVFGGQLDRVLPDLGAARYLVSLFFAVAFYASVLVHELAHTVAALRFKLPVRRIQLQFFGGVSEIEKEAETPGREFVLAFVGPLLSLVLSGLFYLAMLPVEPGTVPGVLLAGLMVSNLIVAAFNLLPGLPLDGGRMLRAVVWKITGRAMSGTVAAAWVGRALAVSVLIGLPLLTRSSALGAAPENTGSMDTVTDALLAAILAAIIWTGAGNSLRVARLREHLPELRARSLTRRAVPVETTTPLSEALRRANDVGARALVVVDADGEPLSLVREAAIVGVPEHRRPWVAVSGLAQDLTDGMRVSAELAGEDLLDALRASPATEYLVVEDSGEIYGVLSAADVERAFVKAMARPS comes from the coding sequence GTGGACGAGAGCGGCGGGAGCGGGCAGCCGCGGTCCGGTACGGGCGAGACGACCGAGCACCACGAGAGGCCCCCGGCCTCCACCGGTCCGGCCTCCGGCGCGCACCCCGGACCAGCGACGCCCGAGACCACCGGGCCGGACCCCACGGCCGCCGGCCACGACTCCCGGACCCGGCCCGACGCGGACCACGGTCCCCGGGACCGGACCGCACCCCCCGCTCGGCCCGAGGACACCCCCCACCCGCAGGAGGGCACCACCGCCCGGCCGTCCGACGGCCCCCTCTCCCACCCGGAGACCGGGCCCGACGACACCGCGACGCCCCCGGACACGACCGGACCGGACCCGACCACGGACCGACCCGAGCCGACCCCGGGCCCCACCGGAGCCGAGCCGACCCCCGGACCCGAGGCCGCGGCCCCCGCCGCACCGGCCGGCGACCCGCTGACGAAGACCCCCGCCCCCACCGCGCGCACCGGCGAGGACGCACCCCACGAAGACCCCTCGGCACCCTTCGGAACCACCACCCCGACCGCCGGCACCGACCGCGACCGGGACCAGGACGAACCCGCCGACACCCCCCGCACCCGCGCCCGCAGCGGCACCGCCGGACGCCCGCCCCGCCGCGCCAAGGAACCCGGCGGCGGACTCCTCATGGGCCGCCCCTTCGGCGTCCCCGTGTACGTCGCCCCCAGCTGGTTCCTCGTCGCGGCCCTGATCACCTGGGTCTTCGGCGGCCAGCTCGACCGCGTCCTGCCCGACCTCGGCGCCGCCCGCTACCTCGTCTCCCTCTTCTTCGCCGTCGCCTTCTACGCCTCCGTCCTCGTCCACGAACTCGCCCACACCGTCGCCGCCCTCCGCTTCAAACTCCCCGTACGCCGCATCCAGCTCCAGTTCTTCGGCGGCGTCTCCGAGATCGAGAAGGAAGCCGAGACCCCCGGCCGCGAGTTCGTCCTCGCCTTCGTCGGCCCCCTCCTCTCCCTCGTCCTGTCCGGCCTCTTCTACCTCGCCATGCTGCCCGTCGAGCCCGGCACCGTACCCGGCGTCCTGCTGGCCGGCCTGATGGTCTCCAACCTCATCGTCGCCGCCTTCAACCTGCTCCCCGGCCTGCCCCTCGACGGCGGCCGGATGCTCCGCGCCGTCGTCTGGAAGATCACCGGCAGGGCCATGAGCGGCACCGTCGCCGCCGCCTGGGTCGGCCGCGCCCTCGCCGTCTCCGTCCTCATCGGCCTGCCCCTGCTCACCCGGTCCTCGGCACTCGGCGCCGCCCCCGAGAACACCGGCAGCATGGACACCGTCACCGACGCCCTCCTCGCCGCCATCCTCGCGGCGATCATCTGGACCGGCGCCGGCAACAGCCTCCGCGTGGCCCGCCTGCGCGAACACCTCCCGGAACTGCGCGCCCGCAGCCTCACCCGCCGCGCCGTCCCCGTCGAGACCACCACCCCCCTCTCCGAAGCGCTCCGCCGCGCCAACGACGTCGGCGCCCGCGCCCTCGTCGTCGTCGACGCCGACGGCGAACCCCTCTCCCTGGTCCGCGAGGCCGCCATCGTCGGCGTCCCCGAACACCGCCGCCCCTGGGTCGCCGTCAGCGGCCTCGCCCAGGACCTCACCGACGGCATGCGCGTCTCCGCCGAACTCGCAGGAGAGGACCTCCTCGACGCCCTGCGCGCCAGCCCCGCCACCGAATACCTCGTCGTCGAGGACTCCGGCGAGATCTACGGCGTCCTGTCCGCCGCCGACGTGGAACGCGCCTTCGTCAAGGCCATGGCCCGCCCCTCCTGA
- a CDS encoding PD-(D/E)XK nuclease family protein, whose product METSTEGAVPEEPAVADGALVGQAVGGAVVDGPAPAVARAPASLSPSRASDFMQCPLLYRFRVIDKLPEKPSEAATRGTLVHAVLERLFDAPAVDRTAPRAKSLIPAQWDRLRETKPEVVELFADDPEGERLARWLSEAERLVERWFTLEDPTRLEPAERELFVEARLDSGLTLRGIIDRVDVAPSGEVRIVDYKTGKAPRPEYAEGALFQMKFYALVVWRLKRVVPRRLQLVYLGSGDVLTYDPEIGDLERVERKLLALWDAIREATETGEWRPRPTKLCGWCDHQAVCPEFGGTPPAYPLPVRAPGSGAGEQGRMGPD is encoded by the coding sequence ATGGAAACCAGCACCGAGGGCGCCGTGCCCGAAGAACCGGCCGTGGCCGACGGAGCTCTCGTGGGCCAAGCCGTCGGCGGGGCCGTCGTGGACGGTCCGGCTCCCGCGGTCGCGCGCGCGCCCGCCTCGCTGTCGCCCTCGCGTGCCAGTGACTTCATGCAGTGTCCGTTGCTCTACCGGTTCCGAGTGATCGACAAGCTGCCCGAGAAGCCGAGCGAGGCGGCGACCAGGGGGACCCTGGTGCACGCGGTCCTGGAGCGGCTGTTCGACGCGCCGGCCGTGGACCGGACGGCGCCGCGGGCCAAGTCGTTGATCCCGGCGCAGTGGGACCGGCTGCGGGAGACGAAGCCCGAGGTCGTGGAGCTGTTCGCGGACGACCCGGAGGGCGAGCGGCTCGCGCGCTGGCTGTCCGAGGCCGAGCGGCTGGTGGAGCGCTGGTTCACGCTGGAGGACCCGACACGGCTCGAACCGGCCGAGCGGGAGCTGTTCGTGGAGGCGCGGCTGGATTCCGGGCTGACGCTGCGCGGGATCATCGACCGGGTCGATGTGGCGCCGTCGGGCGAGGTCCGGATCGTCGACTACAAGACCGGCAAGGCGCCGCGGCCCGAGTACGCCGAGGGCGCCCTGTTCCAGATGAAGTTCTACGCGCTGGTGGTGTGGCGGCTGAAGCGGGTGGTCCCCCGCCGTCTCCAGCTCGTGTATCTGGGCAGCGGCGACGTGCTGACATACGACCCCGAGATCGGGGACCTGGAGCGGGTCGAGCGCAAGCTGCTCGCTCTGTGGGACGCGATCCGGGAGGCGACGGAGACGGGTGAGTGGCGGCCGCGCCCCACCAAGCTCTGCGGCTGGTGTGATCACCAAGCGGTGTGTCCGGAATTCGGTGGTACTCCCCCGGCATATCCGCTCCCGGTCAGGGCGCCCGGGTCGGGTGCGGGTGAGCAGGGCAGAATGGGGCCGGACTAG